One Cupriavidus taiwanensis DNA window includes the following coding sequences:
- the blaOXA gene encoding OXA-1206 family carbapenem-hydrolyzing class D beta-lactamase — MNNRLARLLAPVAFGLGLLAAHVPALAAPKEIPLDAAALFRQADTTGTMVIYDLRRDRMLTYNPSRAATPYSPASTFKIMNSMIGLETGAVADVDHDKLPWDGKVWLVGGKAVLPETCNADVPLRVALPNSCVPAYQALARRVGSAAYQRYLGASHYGNADSSGPVDRFWLNGKLQISAYQQIDFLKGLVQRTLPFSPATFNAVDDITVLERTAAYTLHGKTGWADSARPAVGWLVGWVERGDDDYLFALNLDLLRPEHAKARMEIARAALRQAGALPE, encoded by the coding sequence ATGAACAATCGTCTTGCCCGTCTGCTGGCGCCGGTGGCATTCGGCCTCGGCCTGCTTGCCGCTCACGTGCCCGCGCTGGCCGCACCCAAGGAAATTCCGCTCGATGCCGCGGCGCTGTTCCGCCAGGCCGATACCACCGGCACCATGGTGATCTACGACCTGCGGCGCGACCGCATGCTGACCTACAACCCGTCGCGCGCCGCCACGCCCTACTCGCCGGCATCGACCTTCAAGATCATGAATTCCATGATCGGCCTCGAGACCGGCGCGGTGGCCGACGTCGACCATGACAAGCTGCCGTGGGACGGCAAGGTCTGGCTGGTCGGCGGCAAGGCGGTGCTGCCCGAGACCTGCAACGCCGACGTGCCGCTGCGCGTGGCCCTGCCCAACTCCTGCGTGCCGGCCTACCAGGCGCTGGCGCGCCGGGTCGGCAGCGCGGCCTACCAGCGCTACCTGGGCGCGTCGCACTATGGCAATGCCGACAGCTCCGGGCCGGTGGACCGCTTCTGGCTGAACGGCAAGCTGCAGATCAGCGCCTACCAGCAGATCGATTTCCTGAAGGGCCTGGTGCAGCGCACCCTGCCGTTCTCGCCCGCCACCTTCAACGCCGTGGACGACATCACGGTGCTGGAGCGCACCGCCGCCTACACCCTGCACGGCAAGACCGGCTGGGCCGACTCGGCCAGGCCGGCGGTGGGCTGGCTGGTGGGCTGGGTCGAGCGCGGCGACGACGACTACCTGTTCGCGCTCAACCTGGACCTGCTGCGACCGGAACATGCCAAGGCGCGGATGGAGATCGCGCGCGCGGCGCTGCGGCAGGCGGGGGCGTTGCCGGAATGA
- a CDS encoding MFS transporter has product MPNSAAPTSAPYTPPTQAAPAIQPSQRRRAIIATVIGNGLEWFDFTVYSFFAVIIARLFFPTGNDLSSLLLAVATFGVGFFMRPVGGIVLGVYADRVGRKAALSLTILLMALGTTLIGIAPTYEQIGIFAPLLIVVARLMQGFSAGGEMGGATAFLTEYAPARQRAYYSSWIQASIGVAVLLGAAVGTFVTSSLSQQALNSWGWRLPFLLGIVIGPVGYYIRHHLDETPAFRDTAERADSPLKEIFQAYPRETLASFSMVILWTVCTYVLLFYMPTYAVKVLKVPQADGFVAGMAGGCAIMVFAPLVGLLADRIGRRVLLSGSALLILVLAWPMFAYINHVPGLASLLVFQLVFGVLIATYTGPILAAFSELFPARVLSTGLSVAYNFAVTIFGGFASFIITWLIATTGSSMAPAIYVMIAAAISLVGTRFVREPSYLQSR; this is encoded by the coding sequence ATGCCAAACAGCGCCGCGCCAACGAGCGCGCCCTACACGCCGCCGACCCAGGCGGCGCCCGCCATCCAGCCCAGCCAGCGCCGCCGCGCCATCATCGCCACGGTGATCGGCAACGGCCTGGAGTGGTTCGATTTCACCGTGTACAGCTTCTTCGCGGTCATCATCGCCCGGCTGTTCTTCCCCACCGGCAACGACCTCAGCTCGCTGCTGCTGGCCGTGGCCACCTTCGGCGTGGGCTTCTTCATGCGGCCGGTGGGCGGCATCGTGCTGGGCGTCTACGCCGACCGCGTCGGGCGCAAGGCGGCGCTGTCGCTGACCATCCTGCTGATGGCGCTGGGCACCACGCTGATCGGGATTGCCCCCACCTATGAGCAGATCGGCATCTTTGCGCCGCTGCTGATCGTGGTGGCGCGGCTGATGCAAGGCTTCTCCGCCGGTGGCGAAATGGGCGGCGCCACCGCCTTCCTGACCGAATACGCGCCGGCGCGCCAGCGCGCCTACTACTCCAGCTGGATCCAGGCCAGCATCGGCGTGGCGGTGCTGTTGGGCGCCGCGGTGGGCACCTTCGTCACCAGCTCGCTGAGCCAGCAGGCGCTCAACAGCTGGGGCTGGCGCCTGCCGTTCCTGCTCGGCATCGTGATCGGCCCGGTGGGCTACTACATCCGCCACCACCTGGACGAGACCCCGGCCTTCCGCGACACCGCCGAGCGCGCCGATTCGCCGCTGAAGGAAATCTTCCAGGCCTATCCGCGCGAAACGCTGGCCAGCTTCTCGATGGTGATCCTGTGGACCGTGTGCACCTATGTGCTGCTGTTCTACATGCCGACCTACGCGGTCAAGGTGCTGAAGGTGCCGCAGGCCGACGGCTTTGTCGCCGGCATGGCGGGCGGCTGCGCCATCATGGTGTTCGCGCCGCTGGTGGGGCTGCTGGCGGACCGCATCGGCCGGCGCGTGCTGCTGAGCGGCTCGGCGCTGCTGATCCTGGTGCTGGCCTGGCCCATGTTCGCGTATATCAACCACGTGCCGGGCCTGGCCTCGCTGCTGGTGTTCCAGCTGGTGTTCGGGGTGCTGATCGCCACCTACACCGGCCCGATCCTGGCGGCCTTCTCCGAGCTGTTCCCGGCGCGCGTGCTGTCGACCGGCCTGTCGGTGGCCTACAACTTCGCGGTGACGATCTTCGGCGGCTTTGCCTCGTTCATCATCACCTGGCTGATCGCCACCACCGGCAGCAGCATGGCGCCGGCCATCTACGTGATGATCGCCGCCGCCATCAGCCTGGTCGGCACCCGCTTCGTGCGCGAACCTTCCTACCTGCAATCACGCTGA
- a CDS encoding metal-dependent hydrolase family protein: protein MSQNTQILFHGGDVLEPGTGELLRGHDVLVEGERIAAVGPAIDAPHAQRIDARGKTVMPGLIDCHVHVLASLANLGLNAVQPNVLVAIRALPIMQRMLERGFTTVRDAGGADWGLSQAVATGLVPGPRIFASGKALSQTGGHGDFRPRSDVLEPCSCAFRAGAIARVADGVDAVRLAVREEIQKGATQIKIMASGGVASPTDPIGNTQYSEDEIRAIVAEAEAAQTYVMAHAYTGRAITRAVRCGVRTIEHGNLVDRAAADEMRRHGAFVVPTLVTYDALARDGARLGLPPESVAKIETVRQAGRDSLRIYADAGVPMGYGSDLLGEMHDYQADEFRIRAELLGNLEAIRSATSIAAAILQREGELGTTRAGALADLLLVDGNPLADISLIAGQGERLSVVMQAGRIHRRAG, encoded by the coding sequence ATGTCCCAGAACACCCAGATCCTTTTCCACGGCGGCGACGTGCTCGAACCCGGCACGGGCGAGCTGCTGCGCGGCCACGACGTGCTGGTCGAAGGCGAGCGCATCGCCGCGGTCGGGCCCGCCATCGATGCGCCCCACGCCCAGCGCATCGACGCGCGCGGCAAGACCGTGATGCCCGGCCTGATCGACTGCCACGTGCACGTGCTGGCGTCGCTGGCCAACCTCGGCCTGAACGCGGTGCAGCCCAATGTGCTGGTGGCGATCCGCGCCCTGCCGATCATGCAGCGCATGCTGGAGCGCGGCTTTACCACGGTGCGCGATGCCGGCGGCGCCGACTGGGGCCTGTCGCAGGCGGTCGCCACCGGGCTGGTGCCGGGCCCGCGCATCTTTGCCTCGGGCAAGGCGCTGTCGCAGACCGGCGGGCATGGCGACTTCCGCCCGCGCTCCGATGTGCTCGAGCCGTGCTCGTGCGCCTTCCGCGCCGGCGCCATTGCGCGCGTGGCCGATGGCGTGGACGCGGTGCGGCTGGCGGTGCGCGAGGAAATCCAGAAGGGCGCGACCCAGATCAAGATCATGGCGTCGGGCGGCGTGGCGTCGCCGACCGACCCGATCGGCAACACCCAGTACAGCGAGGACGAAATCCGCGCCATCGTGGCCGAGGCCGAGGCCGCGCAGACCTACGTGATGGCCCACGCCTACACCGGCCGCGCCATCACGCGCGCGGTACGCTGCGGCGTGCGCACCATCGAGCATGGCAACCTGGTCGACCGCGCCGCCGCCGACGAGATGCGCCGCCACGGCGCCTTCGTCGTGCCGACGCTGGTCACCTACGACGCGCTGGCGCGCGACGGCGCCCGCCTGGGCCTGCCGCCCGAATCGGTCGCCAAGATCGAGACCGTGCGCCAGGCCGGCCGCGACTCGCTGCGCATTTATGCCGATGCCGGCGTGCCGATGGGATATGGATCGGACCTGCTCGGCGAGATGCACGATTACCAGGCCGACGAATTCCGCATCCGCGCCGAACTGCTGGGCAACCTGGAAGCGATCCGCTCGGCCACCTCGATCGCCGCGGCCATATTGCAGCGCGAAGGCGAACTGGGCACCACGCGCGCCGGCGCGCTGGCCGACCTGCTGCTGGTCGACGGCAACCCGCTCGCCGACATCAGCCTGATCGCCGGCCAGGGCGAACGGCTGAGCGTGGTGATGCAGGCGGGCCGCATCCACCGCCGCGCCGGCTGA
- a CDS encoding LysR substrate-binding domain-containing protein, which produces MRISPLPPLPNLVAFEAAMRHGSFTRAAAELHLTQSAISRQVAQLERFLGRKLFIREPRALRLTVSGQRYAEVVQRLLVGCAEATEDVMKVRSHTALTVACSSGVAVLWLTPRLASFRAAHPEIQLRLTVNDSLSALSPAEFDIGLYYLREGPPPGLAARRLYGEEVFPVCTPGYLGGRTLAPSDLAGETLLMLDDGQRQWMSWQTWLAHQGLPDATPRNVLTSNQYPILLQLAMEGQGIALGWRHMIDACLRDGLLVRACDASASLGGGYYAVWPRDRMEPAAARAFRNWLVRQATAAS; this is translated from the coding sequence ATGCGCATTTCCCCGCTCCCGCCCCTGCCCAACCTGGTCGCCTTTGAAGCCGCGATGCGGCACGGCAGCTTTACCCGCGCCGCGGCCGAACTGCACCTGACGCAGAGCGCGATCAGCCGCCAGGTGGCGCAGCTGGAACGCTTCCTGGGGCGCAAGCTGTTTATCCGCGAGCCGCGCGCGCTGCGCCTGACCGTCAGCGGGCAACGCTATGCCGAGGTGGTGCAGCGCCTGCTGGTCGGCTGCGCCGAGGCCACCGAAGACGTGATGAAGGTGCGCAGCCACACCGCGCTGACGGTGGCGTGCTCCAGCGGCGTCGCGGTGCTGTGGCTGACGCCGCGGCTGGCGTCGTTCCGCGCCGCCCACCCCGAGATCCAGCTGCGCCTGACCGTCAACGACAGCCTGTCGGCGCTGTCGCCGGCGGAGTTCGACATCGGCCTGTACTACCTGCGCGAAGGACCGCCGCCCGGGCTGGCCGCGCGCCGGTTGTACGGCGAGGAAGTGTTCCCGGTCTGCACGCCGGGCTATCTCGGCGGGCGCACGCTGGCGCCGTCCGACCTGGCCGGCGAGACCCTGCTGATGCTCGACGACGGCCAGCGCCAGTGGATGTCGTGGCAGACCTGGCTGGCCCACCAGGGACTGCCCGATGCCACGCCGCGCAACGTGCTGACCTCGAACCAGTATCCGATCCTGCTGCAGCTGGCCATGGAAGGCCAGGGCATCGCGCTCGGCTGGCGCCACATGATCGACGCCTGCCTGCGCGACGGCCTGCTGGTGCGCGCCTGCGACGCCAGCGCCAGCCTGGGCGGCGGCTACTACGCGGTATGGCCGCGCGACCGCATGGAACCGGCCGCGGCGCGCGCCTTCCGCAACTGGCTGGTGCGGCAGGCGACGGCCGCCTCGTGA
- a CDS encoding Bug family tripartite tricarboxylate transporter substrate binding protein, with translation MKPNLRRRLMLCAAVLGAMPALAWSDTYPSKPIRMVVPFAPGGATDVVARLISQKLGEALKQSVVVENRPGANGIIGTDVVARAAPDGYTLLLNSAGAQTLSPVLYKAGYEPLKSFAPISQISNIGFVMVVHPSVPARTVQEFVALAKAKSRPLSLSAGSSMIELIGATFKSAAGTPDVVSVSYRGTGPQMQAVVAGEVDMTIDPFNGMAMIKAGKLRPLAVFASKRSPALPDVPTMQEAGFDGMAFNSWAGLLAPAGTPKEIVTRLNQEMNRILAQPDIKQRLAAIDYDVMGGTPEQFAAVIAEDAARWAKIVKDTNYKAGS, from the coding sequence ATGAAACCAAACCTGCGCCGCCGCCTGATGCTGTGCGCCGCCGTGCTGGGCGCCATGCCCGCGCTGGCCTGGAGCGATACCTACCCCAGCAAGCCGATCCGCATGGTGGTGCCATTCGCCCCCGGCGGCGCCACCGACGTGGTGGCGCGGCTGATCTCGCAGAAGCTGGGCGAGGCGCTGAAGCAGTCGGTGGTGGTGGAGAACCGTCCCGGCGCCAACGGCATCATCGGCACCGACGTGGTGGCGCGCGCGGCGCCCGACGGCTATACGCTGCTGCTCAACTCGGCCGGCGCGCAGACGCTCAGCCCGGTGCTGTACAAGGCCGGCTATGAGCCGCTGAAGAGCTTCGCGCCGATCTCGCAGATCAGCAATATCGGCTTCGTGATGGTGGTGCACCCGTCGGTCCCGGCCAGGACCGTGCAGGAGTTCGTGGCGCTGGCCAAGGCGAAATCCCGACCGCTGAGCCTGTCGGCCGGCAGCAGCATGATCGAGCTGATCGGGGCCACCTTCAAGAGCGCGGCGGGCACTCCCGACGTGGTCAGCGTGTCGTACCGCGGCACCGGCCCGCAGATGCAGGCGGTGGTCGCGGGCGAGGTCGACATGACCATCGACCCGTTCAACGGCATGGCGATGATCAAGGCCGGCAAGCTGCGCCCGCTGGCGGTGTTCGCGTCCAAGCGCTCGCCCGCGCTGCCGGACGTGCCGACCATGCAGGAAGCCGGTTTCGACGGCATGGCGTTCAACTCGTGGGCCGGACTGCTGGCGCCGGCCGGCACGCCGAAGGAAATCGTCACGCGGCTGAACCAGGAAATGAACCGCATCCTGGCGCAGCCCGACATCAAGCAACGGCTGGCCGCGATCGACTATGACGTGATGGGCGGCACCCCGGAACAGTTCGCCGCGGTCATTGCCGAGGACGCGGCAAGGTGGGCGAAGATCGTCAAGGACACCAACTACAAGGCGGGCTCCTGA
- a CDS encoding DUF2795 domain-containing protein: protein MANDKRPHGNPRMDRWDPAALDQALRGLDYPATRGALVSTARDNNADDAIVDALLGIPERNYQDAAEVSAAVARHLGK, encoded by the coding sequence ATGGCAAATGACAAGCGTCCGCACGGCAATCCGCGCATGGATCGATGGGATCCGGCCGCCCTTGATCAGGCGCTGCGCGGGCTGGACTATCCCGCAACGCGTGGCGCGTTGGTTTCTACCGCGCGCGACAACAACGCGGATGACGCGATCGTGGATGCCCTGCTGGGCATACCCGAGCGGAACTACCAGGATGCCGCCGAAGTATCGGCAGCCGTTGCGCGGCACCTTGGCAAGTAG
- a CDS encoding adenylate/guanylate cyclase domain-containing protein, which yields MRCSQCGFGNLAGANFCEACGARLVRVCPQCGAEATAAARFCRVCGVGLPDAPAAAGPAAPRQDSPAPVHYTPPHLAGRILAEQAAMEARGETAGERKTITALFADMAGSTALTQDLDPEDARRLIDPVVTLMMEAVHHYEGYVAKFLGDGILALFGAPIAHEDHALRALYAALRMQDAMHRHSDRVRLEQGIPLQVRIGIHTGEVVVRSIRKDDLHTDYDPVGRTIHIASRMEGIATPASILVSESTHKLTEGYFEFTALGTTSVKGVREPLAVYEVIGPGALRTRLQVAAHRGLARFVGRQDELAHLNAALEQAKSGHGRIVAVVGEAGVGKSRLFHEFKVRSQQGCLALETFSVSHGKAFAYLPLIEMLKNYFQITAHDGDRACREKVTGRLLTLDRSLEEHLPYLLYLLGVVEPDSPLPTMDPALRRQRTFDAIARLLVRESQNQPLEVIFEDLQWLDGETEAFLNMLVDHVPGARIVLLVNYRPEYSHRWDAGGYYSQLRLQPLGQAEAQELLTALLGDDPSLVPLKRLILDKTEGNPFFMEEVVQTLAEEGALLGQPGSYRIEKAPTLLHIPTTVQGVLAARIDRLPLAQKELLQTLAVIGKEFPLGLVLRVTGLPEARLHPLLRDLQSADFIYERPAFPEVEYAFKHALTQEVAGSSLLTERRSALHESSAQAIEAMFHGRLKDYCSELAHHYSHSGNVPKAVEYLHCAGQQALQRSAQEEAIRHLSEAISLLKRQPDSTERARLELTLLLTLGPALIAARGQASPEVEANYRRAMSLCEQGRQTPYVFSAQLGMWAFYQLRAQYQVSLPLARRLLALATESQKPKQLAEGHRALGATLFRLGLLEEARAHMEAVLAVPHPEHSAYDFLTGYGRDPMVHATSTLAWILWYQGFADQALARSREALALARARPDAYNLALCLVFAAEQYRWRRDPAQAREYAEAAIAISCEQGFPIYLAWGTVLQGWALSEQGSHEEGIALMRRGLAAYEATGGELGMPNLLAMLAQACGKAGQPAAALDVLTRAQAMVEETGERLDEAAVCRLRGDMLLQLAGPDAGAAVIHEAEACYQHALAVAHGQGARPLELLAALSLARLWQRQGKGDAAREMLARVHGSFSEGTDSADWLQAQALLAELAGHPARDTGPARA from the coding sequence ATGCGCTGCAGCCAATGCGGCTTCGGCAACCTTGCTGGCGCCAACTTCTGTGAGGCGTGCGGGGCGCGGCTTGTCCGCGTCTGCCCGCAATGCGGGGCCGAGGCCACCGCTGCAGCGCGGTTCTGCCGCGTCTGCGGCGTCGGCCTGCCGGACGCGCCCGCCGCGGCAGGGCCCGCCGCGCCGCGCCAGGACAGCCCGGCGCCGGTCCACTACACCCCGCCGCACCTTGCCGGGCGCATCCTGGCCGAGCAGGCGGCGATGGAAGCCCGCGGCGAGACCGCCGGCGAGCGCAAGACCATCACCGCGCTGTTTGCCGACATGGCCGGTTCCACCGCGCTGACCCAGGACCTGGACCCGGAGGACGCGCGCCGGCTGATCGATCCGGTGGTGACGCTGATGATGGAGGCGGTCCACCACTACGAGGGCTATGTCGCCAAGTTTCTGGGCGACGGCATCCTGGCGCTGTTCGGCGCGCCCATCGCGCACGAGGACCACGCGCTGCGCGCGCTGTACGCCGCGCTGCGGATGCAGGATGCAATGCACCGGCACAGCGACCGCGTGCGCCTGGAGCAAGGCATTCCGCTGCAGGTGCGCATCGGCATCCATACCGGCGAAGTGGTGGTGCGTTCGATCCGCAAGGACGACCTGCACACCGACTACGATCCGGTCGGGCGTACCATCCATATCGCCTCGCGCATGGAGGGCATTGCCACGCCGGCGTCGATCCTGGTGAGCGAGTCGACCCACAAGCTGACCGAAGGCTATTTCGAGTTCACGGCGCTGGGCACCACCAGCGTGAAGGGCGTGCGCGAGCCGCTGGCGGTGTACGAGGTGATCGGCCCCGGGGCCTTGCGCACGCGGCTGCAGGTGGCCGCGCATCGCGGCCTGGCGCGCTTTGTCGGGCGCCAGGACGAGCTTGCGCACCTGAACGCGGCGCTGGAGCAGGCCAAGTCCGGCCATGGGCGCATCGTCGCGGTGGTCGGCGAGGCCGGCGTCGGCAAGTCGCGGCTGTTCCATGAATTCAAGGTCAGGTCGCAGCAGGGCTGCCTGGCGCTGGAGACGTTCTCGGTGTCGCACGGCAAGGCCTTTGCCTACCTGCCGCTGATCGAGATGCTGAAGAACTATTTCCAGATCACCGCGCACGACGGCGACCGCGCCTGCCGCGAGAAGGTGACCGGCAGGCTGCTGACGCTGGACCGCTCGCTGGAAGAGCACCTGCCCTACCTGCTCTACCTGCTCGGCGTGGTCGAGCCCGACTCGCCGCTGCCGACCATGGACCCGGCGCTGCGGCGCCAGCGCACCTTCGACGCGATTGCGCGGCTGCTGGTCCGCGAAAGCCAGAACCAGCCGCTGGAGGTCATCTTCGAGGACCTGCAATGGCTGGACGGCGAGACCGAGGCCTTCCTCAACATGCTGGTCGACCATGTGCCCGGCGCGCGCATCGTGCTGCTGGTGAACTACCGGCCGGAGTACAGCCATCGCTGGGACGCCGGCGGTTATTACTCGCAACTGCGGCTGCAGCCGCTGGGACAGGCCGAGGCGCAGGAACTGCTGACCGCGCTGCTCGGCGACGATCCCAGCCTGGTACCGCTGAAGCGGCTGATCCTCGACAAGACCGAAGGCAATCCCTTCTTCATGGAGGAAGTGGTCCAGACCCTGGCCGAGGAAGGCGCGCTGCTGGGCCAGCCCGGCAGCTACCGCATCGAGAAGGCGCCGACGCTGCTGCACATCCCCACCACCGTGCAGGGGGTGCTGGCCGCCCGTATCGACCGGCTGCCGCTGGCGCAGAAAGAACTGCTGCAGACCCTCGCCGTGATCGGCAAGGAGTTTCCGCTGGGCCTGGTGCTGCGCGTCACCGGCCTGCCGGAAGCGCGGCTCCATCCGCTGCTGCGCGACCTGCAGAGCGCCGATTTCATCTACGAACGCCCGGCCTTCCCCGAAGTGGAGTACGCCTTCAAGCACGCGCTGACCCAGGAGGTGGCCGGCAGCTCGCTGCTGACCGAGCGCCGCAGCGCGCTGCATGAAAGCTCCGCGCAGGCGATCGAGGCGATGTTCCACGGCCGGCTCAAGGACTATTGCAGCGAACTGGCCCACCACTACAGCCACAGCGGCAACGTGCCGAAGGCGGTCGAGTACCTGCACTGCGCCGGCCAGCAGGCGCTGCAGCGTTCCGCGCAGGAGGAAGCGATCCGGCATCTCAGCGAGGCCATCAGCCTGCTCAAGCGCCAGCCCGACAGCACCGAGCGCGCGCGCCTGGAGCTGACGCTGCTGCTGACGCTGGGGCCCGCGCTGATCGCGGCGCGCGGCCAGGCCTCGCCGGAAGTCGAGGCGAATTACCGGCGCGCGATGTCGCTGTGCGAGCAAGGCCGGCAGACGCCCTATGTGTTCTCGGCGCAGCTGGGCATGTGGGCGTTCTACCAGCTGCGCGCGCAATACCAGGTGTCGCTGCCGCTGGCCCGGCGCCTGCTGGCGCTTGCCACCGAGTCGCAAAAGCCCAAGCAGCTCGCCGAAGGCCATCGCGCGCTGGGCGCCACGCTGTTCCGCCTGGGCCTGCTGGAAGAGGCGCGCGCGCATATGGAGGCGGTGCTGGCCGTGCCGCACCCCGAGCATTCCGCCTACGACTTCCTGACTGGCTACGGCCGCGACCCGATGGTCCATGCCACCAGCACGCTGGCGTGGATCCTGTGGTACCAGGGCTTTGCCGACCAGGCCCTGGCGCGCAGCCGCGAGGCGCTGGCGCTGGCCCGCGCGCGCCCGGATGCGTACAACCTGGCGCTGTGCCTCGTGTTTGCCGCGGAACAGTACCGGTGGCGCCGGGATCCCGCGCAGGCCAGGGAGTATGCGGAAGCCGCCATTGCCATTTCCTGCGAGCAGGGCTTCCCGATCTACCTGGCATGGGGCACCGTGCTGCAGGGCTGGGCGTTGTCCGAGCAGGGCAGCCACGAGGAAGGCATCGCGCTGATGCGGCGCGGCCTGGCCGCCTACGAGGCCACCGGCGGCGAGCTCGGCATGCCGAACCTGCTGGCGATGCTGGCGCAGGCCTGCGGCAAGGCCGGCCAGCCGGCCGCGGCGCTGGATGTGCTGACGCGCGCGCAGGCCATGGTGGAAGAGACCGGCGAACGGCTCGATGAAGCCGCGGTCTGCCGGCTGCGGGGCGACATGCTGCTGCAGCTGGCCGGACCGGATGCCGGCGCCGCCGTCATCCATGAAGCCGAGGCCTGCTACCAGCACGCGCTGGCGGTTGCGCACGGCCAGGGTGCCAGGCCGCTGGAACTGCTGGCCGCGCTCAGCCTGGCCCGGCTGTGGCAGCGGCAGGGCAAGGGCGACGCCGCGCGCGAGATGCTGGCGCGCGTGCACGGCAGCTTCAGCGAGGGCACCGATAGCGCCGACTGGCTGCAGGCACAGGCACTGCTTGCCGAACTCGCGGGGCACCCGGCCCGCGACACGGGCCCCGCGCGCGCATGA
- a CDS encoding HD domain-containing protein, protein MSTAPACPLQERFVALWTLAGGTRAADAYADLARCYSEPARHYHTLDHVRRCLQDLDWARSAIPDAADVELALWCHDVIYVPGAADNEARSAAWLRHWSAGTVTAAGRVAALILETTHADVPASLAGRFTADIDLAALGYSRARFEDNGARLRAERTDLDDAAYDAAERAFLQRLLDSPRIYATDLFQSRYEAQARANLAWRLAQPAPTGIRR, encoded by the coding sequence ATGAGCACCGCCCCCGCCTGCCCGCTGCAGGAGCGCTTTGTCGCGCTCTGGACCCTGGCGGGCGGCACCCGCGCGGCGGATGCGTATGCCGACCTGGCGCGCTGCTACAGCGAGCCGGCGCGGCACTACCATACGCTGGACCATGTGCGCCGCTGCCTGCAGGACCTCGACTGGGCCCGCAGCGCGATACCGGATGCCGCCGACGTCGAACTGGCGCTGTGGTGCCATGACGTCATCTACGTGCCCGGCGCCGCCGACAACGAAGCGCGCAGCGCCGCGTGGCTGCGGCACTGGTCGGCCGGCACCGTCACCGCCGCCGGGCGCGTTGCCGCGCTGATCCTGGAAACCACGCACGCCGACGTGCCGGCCAGCCTGGCCGGGCGCTTCACCGCCGACATCGACCTGGCCGCGCTGGGATACAGCCGCGCGCGCTTCGAGGACAACGGCGCGCGCCTGCGCGCCGAGCGCACCGACCTGGACGATGCCGCCTACGACGCCGCCGAGCGGGCCTTCCTGCAGCGCCTGCTGGACAGTCCCCGCATCTATGCCACCGACCTGTTCCAGTCGCGCTATGAGGCGCAGGCGCGCGCCAACCTGGCGTGGCGGCTGGCGCAGCCGGCGCCTACAGGAATTCGCCGGTGA
- a CDS encoding patatin-like phospholipase family protein: MSPAPVQAKPVALALQGGGMHGAFTWGVLDRLLEDGRLQIEGVSATSAGAMNGTVLAYGLMQGGSAGARQALHDFWQGIAHSAQRFNPLRWLPWFKGSHTLGLNHSPLYAMADITLRLLSPYQFNPGNANPLRDVLLGQVDFAALRERCPIRLYLCATNIETSRIRIFAQEDLSVDAVLASACVPTLFQAVRIDGQHYWDGGYVGNPAIFPLIYHCQTHDVVIVHINPIVRRGVPTTAAEILNRVNEVSFNSSLMREMRAIGFVTTLIQQGKIDRNEMKEMWIHSIRSDETMAALGVSTKYNADWDFLCALRDKGREAASAWLERNYDCVGQRSSVDITGEFL; the protein is encoded by the coding sequence ATGTCGCCCGCGCCTGTCCAAGCCAAGCCCGTGGCGCTGGCCTTGCAAGGCGGCGGCATGCATGGCGCCTTCACCTGGGGCGTGCTGGACCGCCTGCTGGAGGATGGCCGGCTGCAGATCGAAGGCGTCAGCGCCACCAGCGCCGGCGCCATGAACGGCACGGTGCTGGCTTATGGCCTGATGCAGGGCGGCAGCGCAGGCGCGCGCCAGGCGCTGCATGACTTCTGGCAGGGCATCGCCCACTCGGCGCAGCGCTTCAACCCGTTGCGCTGGCTGCCGTGGTTCAAGGGCAGCCATACGCTGGGGCTGAACCATTCCCCGCTGTACGCGATGGCCGACATCACGCTGCGGCTGCTGTCGCCCTACCAGTTCAATCCCGGCAATGCCAACCCGCTGCGCGACGTGCTGCTCGGCCAGGTGGATTTCGCGGCGCTGCGCGAGCGTTGCCCGATCCGGCTGTACCTGTGCGCGACCAATATCGAGACCAGCCGCATCCGCATCTTTGCGCAGGAAGACCTGAGCGTCGACGCGGTGCTGGCCTCGGCCTGCGTGCCGACGCTGTTCCAGGCGGTCCGCATCGACGGCCAGCACTACTGGGACGGCGGCTATGTCGGCAACCCGGCGATCTTTCCGCTGATCTATCACTGCCAGACCCACGATGTCGTGATCGTCCACATCAACCCGATCGTGCGCCGCGGCGTGCCGACCACGGCGGCGGAGATCCTGAACCGCGTCAACGAGGTCAGCTTCAACTCGTCGCTGATGCGCGAGATGCGCGCGATCGGCTTCGTCACCACGCTGATCCAGCAAGGCAAGATCGACCGCAACGAGATGAAGGAGATGTGGATCCATTCGATCCGCTCGGACGAGACCATGGCCGCGCTCGGTGTCTCGACCAAGTACAACGCCGACTGGGACTTCCTGTGCGCGCTGCGCGACAAGGGCCGGGAAGCCGCCAGCGCCTGGCTGGAGCGCAACTATGACTGCGTGGGCCAGCGCTCGAGCGTCGATATCACCGGCGAATTCCTGTAG